In one Sphingobacterium daejeonense genomic region, the following are encoded:
- a CDS encoding YggS family pyridoxal phosphate-dependent enzyme codes for MNEEILRNITLIQERINNACKESGRNPNEVKLLLATKTVPAERIKIALQAGHTLIAENKVQELKEKYEALKEIPHANHFIGHLQTNKIKDLLKYGVSCIQSLDRLDLAEKLHQRLKFENKNMEILIQVNTSFEESKFGVSPNTAVELVKQVAQLETLKIKGLMTIALFSAETKKVRKCFRLLKDIQQQIITLNIPNVEMQELSMGMSGDMETAIAEGATIVRVGTAIFGQRIYPDSYYWNEK; via the coding sequence ATGAACGAAGAAATTTTAAGGAACATTACCCTCATACAAGAGCGGATAAACAATGCCTGCAAAGAAAGCGGCAGAAATCCCAATGAAGTAAAATTATTGTTAGCAACCAAAACCGTACCTGCCGAACGTATCAAAATTGCGTTGCAGGCGGGGCATACATTGATAGCCGAAAACAAAGTACAGGAACTAAAAGAAAAATACGAAGCGTTGAAAGAAATTCCGCATGCCAACCATTTTATAGGGCATTTGCAGACCAACAAAATCAAAGACCTTTTAAAATACGGTGTGTCTTGCATCCAGTCGCTTGACCGCTTGGATTTGGCAGAAAAGTTACATCAACGGCTAAAGTTTGAAAACAAGAACATGGAAATATTGATACAGGTAAACACTTCCTTTGAGGAAAGCAAATTTGGTGTAAGCCCGAATACTGCCGTTGAATTGGTAAAACAGGTTGCACAATTGGAAACCTTGAAAATAAAAGGCTTGATGACCATTGCACTATTTAGTGCTGAAACGAAGAAAGTGCGTAAATGCTTCCGATTGCTCAAAGATATTCAACAGCAAATTATTACTTTAAACATTCCTAATGTAGAAATGCAGGAGTTATCAATGGGAATGAGTGGCGATATGGAAACAGCTATTGCAGAGGGAGCAACTATTGTAAGAGTGGGTACGGCTATTTTCGGACAAAGGATTTATCCCGACAGCTATTATTGGAACGAAAAATAA
- a CDS encoding helix-turn-helix domain-containing protein, translating to MKIITIEEEAWQQLNSRINAIADYLKRQEDKSYDELWLNNHEVCQYLHISEKTLWRMRTKGEIAYSKLYGQYFYTIGAIKDMLNANAVQSSDEFVQELMAKGKSYIEKGRKLNAAKK from the coding sequence ATGAAAATTATAACCATTGAAGAAGAAGCGTGGCAACAGTTGAACAGCCGTATCAATGCCATTGCCGATTACCTGAAAAGACAGGAAGATAAAAGCTATGATGAGCTGTGGCTCAACAACCACGAGGTATGCCAATACCTGCACATCAGTGAGAAAACTCTGTGGCGTATGCGTACCAAAGGCGAAATAGCCTACTCAAAATTGTATGGTCAGTATTTCTACACCATTGGGGCAATCAAGGATATGCTCAACGCCAATGCCGTACAAAGCAGCGATGAATTTGTACAGGAGCTTATGGCAAAAGGCAAAAGCTACATTGAAAAAGGCAGGAAACTTAATGCTGCTAAAAAATAG
- a CDS encoding GntR family transcriptional regulator, whose amino-acid sequence MFPYKNVINIDKDSKMAVYIQIANAIVNGIRNGTLKAGTHLPGSRELARILSVHRKTVIAAYDELDAQGWINIFPRRYVAVSERIPSLNPRKWNPQTA is encoded by the coding sequence ATGTTCCCGTACAAAAATGTCATCAACATAGACAAGGACAGTAAAATGGCCGTCTACATACAGATTGCAAATGCCATAGTCAATGGCATCAGAAACGGCACCCTGAAAGCAGGCACCCACCTGCCGGGCAGCCGTGAGCTCGCCAGAATTTTAAGTGTACATCGTAAAACTGTGATCGCGGCATATGACGAGCTCGATGCACAGGGTTGGATCAATATCTTCCCAAGGAGATATGTCGCAGTTTCCGAGCGCATCCCATCGCTCAATCCGCGCAAATGGAATCCGCAAACAGCGTAA
- a CDS encoding RteC domain-containing protein — MEIVLNKILSKIKHQEDKLSAKMMRTADEAYEMTLFLKEMLFDIKAEVVQSGFKDDRQEIDFFKNIKPQILGKLIYYNKVFRIETTCPVSTGRIHQSYYENHLKVLKSEYRESLCNEDFYRYYRAQRTDRDQTYFRLGQINYHDGLKSGVFEIDLSFSTYYDNKIAHIVANELLYTYLLTKINPEENPDTIFY, encoded by the coding sequence ATGGAAATCGTGTTGAACAAAATTTTATCGAAAATCAAGCATCAGGAAGATAAGTTATCTGCCAAGATGATGAGAACTGCGGATGAGGCTTACGAAATGACCTTATTCTTAAAGGAAATGCTTTTTGACATTAAAGCCGAAGTCGTACAATCCGGATTTAAGGACGACCGGCAAGAGATTGATTTTTTCAAGAATATCAAACCTCAAATTTTAGGGAAGCTCATTTACTATAATAAAGTATTCCGTATTGAAACTACCTGCCCTGTTAGCACAGGCAGAATACATCAAAGCTATTACGAAAACCATTTAAAAGTTCTCAAATCAGAATACAGAGAAAGCCTTTGTAACGAGGATTTTTACAGATACTACCGTGCTCAAAGAACAGACCGTGACCAAACCTACTTCCGGCTCGGACAAATTAATTATCACGATGGTTTAAAGAGTGGCGTATTTGAAATTGACCTAAGTTTCTCTACTTACTACGATAACAAAATAGCTCACATTGTTGCCAATGAATTACTTTATACTTATTTACTTACCAAAATAAATCCCGAAGAAAACCCTGATACCATTTTTTATTAA
- a CDS encoding TolC family protein: protein MYPAINITAQGGLNAFKESNWFNVPGSLFGIIGGTIAQPILNGKQLKTRYRQAQVASEEAEINFRQAILGAVGEVSNALVQIEKLDEQQEVAEGLVATATKAVENSLTLYRYDGATYIEVILAQSNKLQAELELASLKTQKLGAITALYRSLGGGWQ, encoded by the coding sequence ATGTACCCAGCGATCAATATTACGGCGCAGGGCGGACTGAATGCCTTTAAGGAATCCAACTGGTTCAATGTACCGGGTTCCCTCTTCGGAATAATCGGAGGAACTATTGCCCAGCCGATACTGAACGGAAAGCAACTGAAGACCCGTTACAGACAGGCACAGGTGGCATCCGAGGAGGCTGAAATAAATTTTAGGCAGGCCATACTTGGTGCCGTCGGTGAAGTTTCAAATGCACTGGTGCAGATTGAAAAACTCGACGAGCAGCAGGAAGTAGCAGAAGGGCTTGTTGCCACGGCAACAAAAGCTGTCGAGAATTCGCTGACGCTATACCGGTATGACGGAGCGACCTATATCGAAGTTATCCTTGCACAGTCCAATAAGCTTCAGGCAGAACTTGAACTTGCATCGCTGAAGACGCAGAAGCTCGGGGCAATTACCGCCCTATACCGATCGCTTGGGGGCGGTTGGCAATAA
- a CDS encoding GNAT family N-acetyltransferase, with protein MDYRIKKVDLRDLDTAVELFNMYRVFYRQADDYEKCKKFIQGRLDNEESHIFLVYVGERAVGFVQLYKLYHYIKLQKQWLLSDLFVHPDYRGKGLSVALIDRAKQWCEETGACGLMLETEKTNDIGNKLYPRCAFEYDGNHNYYYWWK; from the coding sequence ATGGATTACAGAATCAAGAAAGTGGATCTACGAGATCTGGACACTGCGGTGGAACTGTTTAATATGTACAGGGTATTTTACCGTCAGGCAGACGACTATGAAAAGTGTAAAAAATTTATACAGGGACGGCTGGACAATGAGGAGTCCCATATCTTCCTTGTATATGTAGGCGAGAGAGCGGTTGGCTTTGTACAGCTGTACAAACTGTATCACTACATCAAACTCCAAAAGCAATGGCTGCTGAGCGATCTGTTTGTCCATCCCGATTACAGGGGCAAAGGACTTTCGGTAGCATTGATAGACAGAGCCAAACAGTGGTGCGAGGAAACAGGAGCTTGCGGGTTGATGCTTGAAACCGAAAAGACGAACGACATAGGCAATAAGCTCTATCCGCGCTGTGCGTTTGAGTACGATGGTAACCACAATTATTATTATTGGTGGAAATAA
- a CDS encoding RteC domain-containing protein — translation MLWTNTQNALIELIYALYASASVAYGKISIRKLALIFQVIFRIPLNDLHHAFHRMKTRTGSRTVFLDQLKISLEEYMDKDL, via the coding sequence ATGTTATGGACAAATACTCAAAATGCACTTATTGAATTGATATATGCTTTATACGCTTCGGCTTCTGTTGCATACGGAAAAATCAGTATCCGAAAATTAGCTTTGATTTTTCAAGTGATATTCAGAATACCATTAAATGACTTACATCACGCTTTCCACAGAATGAAAACAAGAACGGGTTCCCGAACGGTATTTTTAGACCAACTCAAAATATCCCTCGAAGAGTATATGGATAAAGACCTTTAG
- a CDS encoding GNAT family N-acetyltransferase, with product MNGFNMQPILQNEKVVMYPLRENDFDDLYSVASDPKVWEQHPNRDRWKKEVFTVFFEGALKSKGAFKVVDKESGKVIGSTRIYDYNDAEDCIFIGYTFYGVSSWGKGFNLAAKKTMLDYLFRFVSKVKFHVGSDNIRSQIAIERLGANKIAELEVAYFGDPVPRLNFEYEISKEQCKKTEQ from the coding sequence ATGAATGGATTTAATATGCAACCTATTTTACAGAACGAAAAGGTTGTCATGTACCCATTACGCGAGAACGACTTTGACGATCTGTATTCCGTCGCCTCCGATCCAAAGGTATGGGAACAGCATCCCAATAGGGATAGGTGGAAAAAAGAGGTATTCACGGTCTTCTTCGAAGGGGCACTGAAAAGCAAGGGCGCTTTCAAGGTTGTTGACAAAGAAAGTGGTAAAGTGATAGGTAGCACAAGAATATACGACTACAATGATGCAGAAGACTGTATCTTCATTGGGTATACTTTCTACGGGGTGTCAAGTTGGGGAAAGGGTTTCAATCTGGCCGCAAAGAAAACCATGTTGGATTATCTGTTTCGCTTTGTCTCAAAAGTCAAATTCCATGTCGGGTCAGATAACATCCGTTCCCAAATTGCAATAGAGCGATTGGGTGCAAACAAAATTGCTGAGCTGGAAGTCGCCTATTTTGGTGATCCGGTTCCCAGGTTGAATTTTGAGTACGAAATCAGTAAAGAACAGTGTAAAAAGACCGAACAATAA
- a CDS encoding TolC family protein, translating to MKTIKDIRPAVIGGILFSAFLASCSVQKYSRPEVELPQAYRNSEQSADTVNIASIGYREFFRDPVLVALIDSGVRNNNDLKVALKQIEYASLGYTQSKWANVPTVSATIAGATLTRPSDNSLNGQSLGYFVGQKHIGDFTTSVNIGWEADIWGKDKGRKGRSADGSAADTGSCQSGADQGGVRNRFRIL from the coding sequence ATGAAAACCATAAAAGATATAAGACCTGCCGTAATTGGCGGTATCCTGTTTTCGGCGTTCCTTGCCTCCTGTTCGGTACAGAAGTACAGCCGGCCGGAGGTGGAACTTCCGCAGGCCTACCGGAACTCGGAACAGTCTGCCGATACGGTAAACATCGCCAGTATCGGCTACAGGGAGTTCTTCAGGGATCCCGTACTGGTTGCCCTGATCGACAGCGGTGTCCGCAACAACAACGACCTGAAGGTAGCCCTCAAACAGATAGAATATGCCTCCCTTGGGTACACGCAGTCCAAATGGGCCAATGTGCCCACCGTCAGTGCGACCATTGCCGGGGCAACGTTGACCCGTCCTTCGGACAATAGCCTGAATGGCCAGTCACTGGGCTATTTTGTAGGCCAGAAGCACATTGGCGACTTCACCACCTCGGTAAATATCGGCTGGGAAGCGGACATCTGGGGGAAAGATAAGGGGCGCAAAGGAAGAAGCGCTGACGGATCTGCTGCGGACACAGGAAGCTGCCAAAGCGGTGCAGACCAGGGTGGTGTCCGAAATCGTTTCAGGATATTATAA
- a CDS encoding antibiotic biosynthesis monooxygenase family protein gives MIAVIFEVYPNDGKLDEYLDIAKMLRPELDHIEGFISIERFQSLINPDKILSLSFWKDEKSVMKWRNQVMHRGAQKAGRETVFKDYRLRVASVLRDYGMDEREQAPEDTPF, from the coding sequence ATGATAGCCGTAATATTTGAAGTGTATCCAAATGATGGAAAGCTGGACGAGTACCTGGATATCGCAAAGATGCTGAGGCCGGAGCTGGATCATATAGAAGGATTTATATCGATAGAGCGTTTTCAAAGCCTTATCAATCCGGATAAAATATTATCCCTCTCGTTCTGGAAGGATGAAAAAAGCGTAATGAAATGGAGAAACCAGGTCATGCACCGCGGGGCGCAGAAAGCAGGGCGGGAAACGGTCTTTAAGGACTACAGGTTACGTGTTGCCTCGGTACTCCGCGACTACGGTATGGATGAACGGGAGCAGGCACCAGAGGATACACCTTTTTAA
- a CDS encoding helix-turn-helix transcriptional regulator: MKAPYTLYTNQEGVKPNTYPENLAKQCRYPLPFAQKRYHYKLREVELVSQQSSYNPFFIDLVEIDVDASTYIPFTIHDKQIYMYFMLKGSLLYMNAAKKPIIKTYPNTFLMSYYDKSEYFAYAEEGEHIALVLSIDPEWIGSIHQEYRNIQRILNRFISGKRPYETMNQCRMDRKVQRWLFQIYSYSQDNKGALDGNLRKYVSLLLEYYDSMLEDQESDIAFKVKTFLDGNYCDVRLNVKYLADHFHMTGRTLLNIFKKQYHVSIQQYYTDLRMEKASSLLDQEGVTIKDIYMEVGYTDERTFRYALERYRKRNK, encoded by the coding sequence ATGAAGGCACCCTATACGTTGTACACAAATCAAGAGGGCGTAAAACCTAACACATATCCCGAAAATCTGGCGAAGCAGTGCCGGTACCCATTACCCTTCGCCCAGAAAAGATACCACTACAAACTTCGGGAGGTGGAACTGGTAAGCCAGCAATCAAGTTATAATCCTTTTTTTATTGATCTTGTTGAGATTGACGTCGATGCTTCTACATATATTCCGTTTACCATCCACGACAAACAGATTTATATGTACTTTATGTTAAAGGGAAGTTTGCTTTATATGAATGCAGCGAAAAAGCCCATTATCAAAACTTACCCGAATACGTTCCTAATGTCTTATTACGATAAGAGCGAATATTTTGCCTATGCAGAAGAAGGCGAGCATATTGCACTCGTGCTAAGCATAGACCCCGAATGGATCGGAAGTATTCATCAGGAGTACCGTAATATCCAACGTATTCTGAATCGGTTTATCAGTGGCAAACGACCATACGAAACAATGAATCAGTGCCGAATGGATAGAAAAGTCCAACGCTGGCTGTTTCAGATCTACAGCTATTCTCAGGATAACAAGGGTGCATTGGATGGCAATCTTCGCAAATACGTCAGCCTTCTGTTGGAATATTACGACAGCATGTTGGAAGACCAAGAGAGCGACATCGCTTTTAAGGTCAAGACTTTTTTAGACGGGAATTATTGTGATGTTAGATTGAATGTTAAGTATTTGGCGGATCACTTTCATATGACAGGACGAACCTTATTAAATATATTCAAAAAGCAATATCACGTCAGTATTCAACAATATTATACTGACTTGCGGATGGAGAAGGCTAGTAGTTTATTGGATCAAGAAGGTGTCACCATTAAAGATATTTATATGGAGGTGGGATATACAGACGAAAGAACCTTCCGCTATGCGTTAGAACGTTATAGAAAACGCAACAAATAA
- a CDS encoding efflux RND transporter permease subunit, which translates to MTSLAFITGLIPLLFVVGPSALGNHSIGYAAIFGMLFGTILGIFITPVLFVVFQYLHERISGRTVTDEDWEY; encoded by the coding sequence ATGACCTCCCTTGCGTTCATAACGGGGCTTATCCCGCTATTGTTCGTTGTCGGCCCATCGGCACTGGGTAACCACTCCATCGGGTATGCTGCCATTTTCGGGATGCTCTTCGGGACCATTCTGGGGATATTCATTACGCCAGTGCTCTTTGTGGTGTTCCAGTATCTCCATGAAAGGATCAGTGGCAGGACGGTAACGGACGAAGACTGGGAATATTAA
- a CDS encoding helix-turn-helix domain-containing protein: MNIDRMEFLAWMERLMSRLDMLGDNIDELQRKRNSIDGEELLDNQDLLQMLKISNRSLQRYRSIGKLPYYTISGKLYYKLSDVHQFIRESFNPPTTKLNANQ; encoded by the coding sequence ATGAATATTGACAGAATGGAATTTTTGGCGTGGATGGAACGCCTGATGAGCCGCCTCGATATGCTGGGCGACAATATAGACGAATTACAAAGGAAACGTAACAGTATAGACGGTGAGGAACTACTGGATAACCAGGACTTGCTTCAGATGCTCAAAATAAGCAACCGTTCACTGCAACGGTATCGCTCTATCGGCAAGCTGCCTTACTACACCATAAGCGGTAAGCTGTATTACAAGCTGTCTGATGTACATCAATTCATCAGGGAAAGTTTTAACCCGCCTACTACCAAACTGAACGCCAATCAGTGA
- a CDS encoding GNAT family N-acetyltransferase — translation MTTTSYSKTMLCTYGPLAEQDIDHLLQVATADVDLLQYSPSPIYNRELLEKYVKKAMENRSSGIRYTFSVFDKTKCAYAGCTSLLNISNLDDRLEIGGTWYGKQFQQTGLNRNCKYLLLEYAFDTLGAERVEFRTDERNQASRTAIEKIGGQLEGILRSHTLMHDGFRRNTVCYSILKREWEGLKKGIFSRFAQSTEKDTDIK, via the coding sequence TTGACAACGACATCATACTCGAAAACAATGCTGTGCACTTACGGCCCACTTGCAGAACAGGACATAGACCATCTATTGCAGGTTGCAACAGCAGATGTAGACCTTCTTCAGTATTCGCCAAGCCCTATCTATAACAGGGAACTACTGGAAAAATATGTGAAGAAAGCAATGGAAAATAGATCCTCCGGCATCCGTTATACGTTCTCTGTCTTCGATAAGACCAAATGCGCCTATGCAGGTTGTACAAGCCTGTTGAATATTTCGAATTTGGATGATAGGCTGGAAATCGGTGGCACGTGGTACGGTAAACAATTTCAACAGACGGGACTAAACAGAAACTGCAAGTACCTTTTATTGGAATATGCTTTTGATACGTTGGGTGCGGAGAGGGTCGAGTTCAGGACGGATGAGCGAAATCAGGCTTCCAGAACGGCAATTGAAAAAATAGGCGGGCAACTTGAGGGAATATTAAGGAGCCATACCCTGATGCATGATGGCTTTAGACGGAACACTGTTTGTTACAGTATTCTCAAGCGAGAGTGGGAAGGATTGAAAAAGGGTATATTCAGCCGGTTTGCCCAAAGCACAGAAAAGGACACTGATATAAAATAA
- a CDS encoding GNAT family N-acetyltransferase, giving the protein MKEQDIPELLRLMEAIVLFEGDTDFSLSESDLLRRGFGENPQFGAIVADAGSNKLVGIAVHYIIPFMHNLTPSLMLKWLYVDADQRGKNIGRRLLKGLAQYALTNGYKKFNWFVLGNNIDAQKFYSSLGAKPDDKWIRWTITPEKMVVLAD; this is encoded by the coding sequence ATGAAAGAGCAGGATATTCCCGAGCTCTTGCGGTTAATGGAAGCGATTGTTCTGTTTGAGGGCGATACGGATTTTAGTCTTTCGGAAAGCGATCTGTTAAGGAGGGGGTTTGGGGAAAATCCCCAATTTGGTGCTATCGTTGCAGATGCAGGCAGTAACAAACTTGTAGGGATAGCCGTTCACTACATCATTCCTTTTATGCACAATCTAACGCCCTCGCTCATGCTCAAATGGCTGTATGTTGATGCCGACCAAAGAGGGAAAAACATTGGTAGAAGACTGCTGAAAGGTCTTGCACAATATGCCTTAACCAATGGATATAAAAAATTCAATTGGTTTGTACTTGGCAATAACATTGATGCCCAAAAATTTTATAGCAGCTTGGGAGCAAAGCCCGATGATAAATGGATACGTTGGACAATTACACCAGAAAAAATGGTTGTATTGGCAGACTAA
- a CDS encoding DUF3945 domain-containing protein — translation MSEETTNKQEMPEQLSDILLVLDKEKMKIQAVKSIDENGKMETVDPTKKNQNQFMRVDKSGDFFSNFFSNFFSQLKNPTNFAFFKVPAANAVEKAQEFQKQVDKPTPEGEKVMKEHEVKIEPQPDKKQENQKNMETTQATPDVSEYRYKPEQIDWDTMNNLGLGKERLEKMNLLEPLLKGYKTNELVPISLNLGTASLRTDARISLQLVDGLVVPALHGIRKEPNLNFEFFGHKFTDEDKKNLLETGNMGRVVDLKNSKTGEMMPSIISVDRLTNELVALRTEFIKIPDEIKGVKLDDAQKQALMEGKSLKLDGMISTKGTEFSATVQFNADKRYVEFLFDRNNANRQTQSNGQNNQQSNGQSNQQSQPQEAPKTFRGKELSDEQYKDFKAGQTVYIDGLKDKKGQPYQGYITFNAETGKTNFQFPSQVKAQAKPTEAHKTQTAVNSEGKTNEATKNINEPLKSGQQTPKNKQQQEQQEKPKAPAKSKGVKR, via the coding sequence ATGAGCGAAGAAACAACCAATAAGCAGGAAATGCCCGAACAGCTATCGGACATATTGCTCGTGCTGGATAAAGAAAAAATGAAAATCCAAGCAGTAAAGAGCATTGACGAAAACGGAAAAATGGAAACTGTTGACCCCACAAAGAAAAACCAAAATCAGTTTATGCGTGTGGACAAAAGCGGCGATTTCTTTTCCAACTTCTTTTCCAATTTTTTCAGCCAACTAAAGAACCCGACCAATTTCGCATTCTTCAAAGTACCTGCCGCCAATGCTGTTGAAAAAGCACAGGAGTTCCAAAAGCAGGTAGATAAGCCAACTCCTGAAGGCGAAAAAGTGATGAAAGAACACGAGGTGAAAATCGAACCTCAACCGGATAAAAAACAAGAAAATCAAAAAAATATGGAAACAACGCAAGCAACGCCGGACGTAAGCGAATACCGTTACAAGCCGGAGCAGATTGATTGGGACACAATGAACAATCTCGGATTAGGCAAGGAACGCCTTGAAAAAATGAACCTCCTTGAACCTTTATTGAAAGGTTACAAAACCAATGAGCTTGTACCTATCAGCCTTAACCTCGGTACAGCCAGTCTTCGTACAGATGCCCGAATATCGTTACAGTTGGTAGATGGATTGGTAGTCCCTGCGCTGCACGGCATCCGTAAGGAACCGAACCTCAACTTTGAGTTTTTCGGACACAAGTTTACCGACGAGGATAAGAAAAACCTGCTCGAAACAGGCAATATGGGGCGTGTAGTGGATTTAAAAAATTCTAAAACAGGCGAAATGATGCCGTCCATTATCAGTGTGGACAGGCTTACCAATGAATTGGTTGCCCTGCGAACCGAATTTATAAAAATCCCCGATGAAATTAAGGGTGTAAAACTCGACGATGCTCAAAAGCAGGCATTAATGGAGGGTAAATCCCTAAAGTTAGACGGTATGATTTCCACCAAAGGAACCGAGTTCTCGGCTACGGTACAGTTTAATGCGGACAAGCGTTATGTAGAGTTCCTGTTTGACCGCAACAACGCCAACAGGCAAACGCAAAGCAACGGGCAAAACAACCAGCAAAGCAACGGACAAAGCAATCAGCAAAGCCAGCCGCAGGAAGCTCCAAAAACATTCCGTGGCAAAGAACTGTCCGATGAGCAGTATAAGGATTTCAAAGCCGGGCAAACCGTTTACATTGACGGTCTAAAGGATAAGAAAGGACAGCCGTACCAGGGCTACATCACTTTCAATGCGGAAACCGGAAAAACGAACTTCCAGTTCCCAAGCCAGGTTAAGGCGCAGGCAAAACCTACCGAAGCCCACAAAACGCAAACTGCCGTCAATTCGGAGGGCAAGACCAACGAAGCGACCAAAAACATCAACGAGCCTTTGAAGTCCGGTCAGCAAACTCCGAAAAACAAACAGCAGCAGGAACAGCAGGAAAAACCCAAAGCTCCTGCAAAGTCCAAAGGCGTAAAAAGATAA
- a CDS encoding aminotransferase class I/II-fold pyridoxal phosphate-dependent enzyme yields MESANSVSYGSDLALPFNIIDKEATGHPTISPTITIDDGCPDVRLCPIDTLLKTYRSLTSRNYGITNANTSTGQGTIKFREELANYLSLTRGLNISAENLLVTHGAQMSIYLSAQLLLGLSKKVIVGKPNYPIANKTFGQTGAEIIEVNVDQNGIDTDAIERICKNSKVDAVYVIPITIIRPLLH; encoded by the coding sequence ATGGAATCCGCAAACAGCGTAAGCTATGGCAGCGACCTTGCTCTCCCTTTCAATATTATTGATAAAGAGGCTACCGGCCACCCTACCATTTCCCCGACGATCACCATCGATGACGGATGTCCCGATGTGCGGCTATGTCCGATAGATACCCTGCTGAAAACATACCGTTCTCTTACGTCAAGGAACTATGGTATTACAAATGCAAATACAAGTACCGGACAGGGAACCATCAAATTCAGGGAAGAACTGGCCAATTACCTCTCGCTGACGAGGGGTCTGAACATTTCCGCCGAGAACCTGCTTGTCACACATGGTGCACAGATGAGCATCTACCTTTCTGCTCAATTGCTTCTTGGTCTTTCCAAAAAGGTCATCGTCGGTAAACCAAATTATCCGATTGCAAACAAGACCTTTGGGCAGACAGGCGCTGAGATCATCGAAGTAAATGTAGACCAGAACGGCATAGATACAGACGCTATCGAGCGGATATGCAAAAATAGCAAAGTAGATGCGGTATATGTTATACCCATCACCATTATCCGACCACTGTTACATTGA
- a CDS encoding aminotransferase-like domain-containing protein, whose protein sequence is MSIERRMQLLELSKRYSFVIIEDDYDYDFHYLSSPYLPLASADHAGNVIYIGSFSKILDPSLRVGFMVAPMNFIRQAVALRKLIDVAGDGYMQNAIAALINGGELKRHLKKAKKTYHQRMNFLDKLFKERLASYVSYTLPTGGMAIWVKLREDLSVTELFRKKGLVHISRYYEGQNAFRFGFASMDESELDHAVSVLHGELRKIEKL, encoded by the coding sequence TTGAGTATAGAAAGGAGGATGCAGTTATTAGAACTTTCGAAGCGGTATTCCTTCGTTATAATCGAAGATGATTATGATTACGATTTCCATTATCTGTCCTCGCCTTATCTACCATTGGCAAGTGCAGACCATGCCGGGAATGTGATATATATCGGTTCCTTTTCTAAAATATTAGACCCTTCGCTGCGGGTCGGGTTTATGGTCGCACCAATGAATTTTATCAGGCAGGCGGTAGCATTGAGAAAACTTATAGATGTTGCAGGGGACGGATATATGCAAAATGCAATAGCTGCCCTGATCAACGGGGGAGAGCTAAAAAGACACCTAAAAAAAGCCAAGAAAACCTACCATCAGCGTATGAATTTTCTGGATAAGCTATTCAAAGAGCGTTTGGCCAGTTATGTCTCCTATACGCTGCCTACAGGTGGGATGGCAATTTGGGTCAAGCTTAGGGAGGATCTGTCAGTCACCGAACTTTTCCGAAAAAAAGGGCTCGTCCATATAAGCAGGTACTATGAAGGACAGAACGCTTTTAGGTTTGGCTTTGCCTCGATGGATGAAAGCGAACTCGACCATGCGGTATCAGTCCTTCACGGTGAATTGCGGAAAATTGAAAAACTGTAA